The segment TGTTACTCTGCATATCTCTGGGGCACAAAACACAATTGAGTGGCATGAACAGTTTAAAGGTGTGCTGTCTAgatggatgggccatgctaaattgcccatagtgttcggggatgtgtaggttaggtgggttataggggatggtttggcatggactttttgggctgaagggcctctttccacactgcagggattctttgatttgaaatattacttgccacttatgaGGCCAGGCTTGAATGTTGTACCATGCTGCTTGTAGGCTTCGCTTTAATAATAGTGGAGCATTGGCAGATTGGGCAATAATTGGATTGGCTCTGTTTTGTGTGGAGTGAACGTACTGGGCAATTATCCACATTGTTGTGAAGCTGCCTATCCTGCAGAGCAAAGTGACGTATAGTTTCTTTATAACTGTTCACTGTTCCAGGTCATGGCTGCAGTAGATAGTGCAGACGTAGGAAGTAGTACATTAAAGTCAGGACTGGCTAAAAGTAAGTGAAGGCGcagtttttaaatgttttgtttctcCAGGTTATGCATCCATGTCTATTAATGAGACGGACAAGATCTAGACTCAAAAAACACACAAAGGCCAAAATCTGGTGAAGGTGATTTCCATAAGTTGCATATATTGCAAGaagaaacactttttaaaaatattatcctgttttaaaaaaaatgctaaatCTGCCAGGTTGATCCTAAATCACAAGGCTCATAATATTTCTGTATTCTCATTTTTGACTAAGTGATCAGAGCACCATTTAAATTAAAGTAATAATGCCTACTTATATGATCAATTGTGACTTAAGACAGAAAGAAATATGATAATATTGCAAGATGTAAATGCCAAGAATTAAGGATATGTGAATACATATTTCTTCACTTTCTGTTAGCATTTTGCCCAGCACACGTTCTAAAACTGTAACAGTATTGGAAATTATATCTACTTAGTTACAGCTCTTTGTAGGGATGCAAACATACTATCCACAAACTTTAAATCCACATTATTCTTCAGTTGCATTTATCTATTGGAATTGGTCTTATTCCATGCTATTATCAACATTCCTGATTTAATTTTGCTGTGGTTTGTCATGTGCTGTGTGAAGTGACCACTGGATGGCTCTGTGGAACACCTTCCTGTGTTGTGTCTAACTTACTGTAAAAAAAGTGTTCAAGCATGTAATAGTAtctccgaacaggttgattagaaaaagtACAGTAGGTTTTTTTAAGCATTCATCAATGTACAGTGAGTATGGACATGGACAAGATTATGTCCACACATCATATATATGTGTGCCTCTGCGTGCTGTGTACATGTGTGCACGTCATATGTAAATGTATTCCAAAATTTTAGACAGTGCACCaaataaaatgttggaaatgaaGAGCTTCAGGAGCACATGCCACAGACTAAGCTAGAAAAAATAATATTTGTGCAGTCTACTGCCTTACCATTGATATCATACCATCATTGTAAGAAAGCGTTTGCTGTGCCATTTTGTACGGTGGTAAATGTAACTCCTCCCTGAAGAATGTGATAACGTCACTGGTGCATGCAGTCATGATGATGCAATGTGTATTTCCAAACATAAATTGATTCATCAAGTGCTTTTCCCTGAAGCCATTTGCCCTTAGTTAATTACATTGTTTTCTGAAGCTGTATTTGAAGCACTTTAGTGGGAAATGGAGAAGGTCTAGCCGAATGGAAACGTTTGGAATGAAGTCATCCACACAAGCGCCCAACAGAGGAAGTTAAAGAAGATGAGTATGACCCAACTCAAAAGGACCTGCAGAAACATTAAATCGTTTGGGCTTTAACATGTTCTTCTTCATCATCAGATTGTGTGCTATGTCCAAATTCAGGCCGTTAGCTATTAATACTTGATCTGTGTCTCTCAATCCTGTGCCATTTCCTTCTTTTGCTGATAACATCCTTTGATTTTTAAGTTTTCTTATTGTGATATTATCTCTTTCTTATTCCCTGAAGCATTTCCTCCATAGTGTTTCTGACAAGTCAGCTTCCTCTTAAAATATGTCCTATGTATATCTCTGCCTTCCCCTAATTATgttctttctttgttcattcactgCCTGCAGATATTCGTCAATTGTTATTTGTTCTGTCCAGCAGAGCCTTTCCATTCTTCTTCAAACCCAAATTTCAAAGCTGTTTAGCAAGTTTGTTTCCCCCTGCCATAAGGTACATATCTCATATCCATACAAAATAATATTCCAAagcaaattcctttcaagtcactttATGAATTTCATATTCAGCTTCCTGTTAGTAATTGTTAGCTTTTACTAAATGTAGCTTTTTGCATTGTTATCCTTGTTCTTATTTTTGTTGCACCTTCCATCTGCTGATATCATACTTCCTAAATGCTTCAATTCTTGAACTTGTTCTTGTTCCCTTCCTTCTTTGAATATATGAATATTTCTTGGCACTTTTGATTTATACGTCAGTTTGGTTTTGTGCTGTTGACTTTCATTTCAAGGTTCCTGCCTGCTGTTACTAATCTCTAGTTATTAGTTCAAGATCATcttttttgatttttgatttgaattattattgtcacatgtacctgggtacagttttgttttgcatgcagaacaggcagatcataccatacaaagtgcattagagtaatagaacagagcaaagaattcAATATTACAGCTGCAGAGGAGGAGCACAGAGAACTAGATCGAAATTAAATTTAAGATTTGGTAGGtcaattcagaagtctaataacagtgaggaagaagttcttgaatttgttgatacatatgtttaagcttttgtatcttctgtctgatggaagatgttggcaAAGAATATAACCAGATGAGGGgggtttttgattatgttggctgccttcctgaggcagtgagaagtgtagatggagccagtggatggaaggctggttgtgtgatggactgggctgtgttcacaactctgtgatTTCTTATGGTACTGGACAGAGCAATTGCCATACAAACTGTGACGCATCTGGACAGAATGTTTGCCGTGGTGTATCTTTAAAAATAAGTAAGCatctttgtggacatgccaaatttccttagcctcctaggaagtagaggcattgttgtttTTACTTGACTGTAACgtcaacatgggtggaccaggacagatcatCACTTACAGGAACTTGACATTTAACCATCTCCTACTtactgcaaatgttttgtcacctgTAAATCTAATTGATGATATCACTCATCTCTCTATCATTATGATAACATGTGCTAAGTATTATGCTGTTATAGCACCCAGTACCTGCCAAAACAAAAGGCAAATAAATTCCTCAATTTGTTTTGGGCTCAAGTCTTCTGTACAGCTGTTGTTAAGATATATTGAGATGTAGTTCCACAGACACTTGCAGTTTATCAACACCTTATCAAACAGCCCATATGTATATACAGGCAATGAGTGTTCAGAGATTAGAAAAACACAGTAGCTAGAGCAAGAAACTGTGATCATTTCCTCTCCTGCCGTCCATATAATCATACATTGAATTTGAGGCCACTGCTATGCAGCAGAATGTCAGTAAATAGGGAACAAAACCCTGTCCTTCCTTTTCATAGCCTAGGTCCAGCAAGACCAATTCGAAACCCCATGCTGTTGCCCTGGAAGAGTTAACTGGGCACATGGGTGGGTTGAAGCTGGAACCATCCTATTCTGTATCTGCCATGGGCATACTGGCCAGTGCTTCTACTCACCAGGTGACAGACAAGTTATTCCAGCCCCCTTCAgctccaaagaagagtcatatcagacttgaaatgctaactcgaatttttctctctccatagatgcttcttGAACTGTTGACTTTCTCTAGCATGTTCTGTTTTGGCCAGTGCTGGAGATCCTATTCTGTATGATCATCCCACTCCATTTTACCTCACTTCCTCAATGTCACTTCCTATTTCTTGCTCCCTGATGTGTGCTAATTGCTGTAACTACCTCTTTCACATTTTAACCACTTTCTTTCAATTGATTTCTTGTGAACTTTGCAATAAATGTGTCTCGTAGTCACACCGGACAAGTTCAATGAGACATTGGTGGGGTGATGTCAGTGGATATTCTGCCCCGTCTGTTGACTGGGTTGTTGCATTTTCTGGGTCGAACAAAAATAACCAAGGAATCAAAGAAATcagttcaggaaaaaaaacaaacttcttTCAATGTGCCTTGGTTGTGATATTCTAAGCTGATGAGGATTTATTATGTTGTACCAAACAATTGCACAACTTCTATAGCTTGCCATATTGGGCGAGGCAGTTTTTAAAAGGTTAAAAACTAATCAAGACTCTTTTCTGATTTAACTTCCAGGTCTGTGATTGGTGCAGACACAGCCACCACACCAAAGACTATGTAGACACTAGTGACAGTGAAAGCAAGCTTCGGTTCTGTAGCATGAAATGCCTCAACCAGCATAAAATGGATCGATTTTACAAAGAGGCTCAGTCTAACCTGCCCATGGATGTGACAGACTCTCCGTCCCCTACTATTGCGAACAATAAACTGGAGAATGGAGTGACCCAGCTCATCACTGCAGAAGCCTGGAATATCAATCCAACAGGACTCATGAAAAAAGCACTTTCTCCCTTAGTAGCTGTTCCAGCATCTTCTATTATGACGCCACAAACTGATCCACCAAATGGAGTATCTCTTAAAGTAGCTGCTACTGTACTGCAACCAATTTGCTTAGGAGATAGTCCAATGGTCCTACCCATCCACTTGCAAGTGGCTGGGAGCTCAGCCCCCCAGATACCTGCGGGTGGTAACGCACCATGGGTAATGACTAATCAAGGAGCAATGCCACTGTCTGTGTTACTGGAGCAACACTtgattcagcatttaaattctcCTCTGCTGCTGGCTTCACCTACTGCAAGCCCTGTGAACTCTGTCCAGAACCACATTATTCAGGGGACAACTGGGCCTTGCATTCAGTCCCAAACATTGGGCCAGAAATCTTTAAGTCAAACACAAGAGTATGACATACCCCCTCCTCTCCAGATCCCTGGATTTGCTACAGTCCTCCAGGACTTTTTCCCTTCGCACAGCACTGTACCCTCAGTACCAAATGTCCAACCAGCCCCCGAGAACTTGGCCCCTAGCTTCTCATCTTCTCCACACCAGAACTGTGGTGGGCTTTTCTCCCCATTAGTTCCTCCTGCTACGCTTCTCGTCCCTTATCCAATAATAGTTCCTCTTCCAGTCCCAATACCCattcccatccccattcccattcCTGTGGCCAAGGACCCAGATCCTGCCAGATTCACGGACATGCCCGGAAAAGCCAGCAGCTCTGGCACCACAAGCAGGAGCACTCAAACGTCAAATGAGAAAGAAGAACAAAAAGTCTCAGAGTACATCCAGCACCAAGGAGTGCAAGACTATCAACATGTCAACTATAAGTTCAACACTGAGACTGAGGCACTGGATCTATCTATGAAGCGAACATCTGTTGTAAAGAAAAATGAGTTTTTTTATCAGCAGATTGAACAGGATGGTGTGCTGGATCTATCAGtcgcaggccccaagaaaatGAAAGAGAGTCAGAACCTTCCAGGTAACGCATCTTCTAATCTGTCAGCTAATTTGTTGAATGAGCCCCTGACTCGTTCTAGTGAAGTCTGGTCTAACACAGTGCCACTGTTAGGTGCGCAGAAATTAGAGACGGTGCTACATGGCACATCTAATAGCTGCGAGTTTTCTGGCCAGCCTAAGTGGGTGATGGATCAAAACTACAGCAGACTGAGGAATGACATGCGAGCTGCCAATAATGCTGAAACCCTCAATAGCACAGATACTGCGAAAGTAATTGTGTCTGTAAAGGACGCTGGCCCAGCCATCCTCTGTGGCAAGATAAAAACTGTTGTTGGGGTGTCTACGAAAAACTTTTCTTATAAGACTGATCTGTCACAGGAATCTGTTTTACAATGTTATGATGTCAAATCACAACTTGAGCTCAGAGACAGcaaaaaaagtaataaaaatagaggcataaaattaaagaaaatgagTTCGCAGGATTTCCATGTCCTTCCAATAAAAAAACAGCGCCTAGCTGCCTTTTTCGCAAGGAAGTAAAGTTTTTGGTTGTTTGAAAGTACTTCTGGATGTACAGAGAAAGAAAACCCATAAAAAAACACTGAAACATGGACAAGATTGCTGTTATGAAATTGAATCTTGCAGCAATGACACTTAATGGAACATTTACTTTCAGAGTTTTTTTTGGAATCATGCTTACAGTTTGCATTGGAACAATTCTGATTAATTATCCCTCTACATCTCTTCGTTCCAACTCCAGGCAAGCTGAAGCATTCATAAAACACCCTTGTTGACAAGGTACCTTTCTGACATAGTATGAATATGAGTTGCAAGATATATTATTTCTTGTCCTGAAATGTTTTGTGTTGAATCCCTGATTCTGCAGGTGCTAAGTTTGTCCCCTACTTTGGTTTAAATACTTGTGAGAAACAGCTTAGATCACTTCATCGGAAACCTGTTTAACATCATAACCTGTTATCATGTGCTGGACGTATTTGGCAATAAGCACATTTCAGACCACACAAATCGATGAaaaattgtttctttgtttttcactTGAGAATTTTTTTGGTATGCCATTTCTTGGAATCACTTTTTTTCTGTCCAACTACTAATCTGAATCCATTCAGTACAGTATAAATGTGGTATTTATTTTTATTACACCATGTTAATGAATtaacttcacagaggccagtattccatcatcAATTCATTCATTATTTACACATGaagagtctttgacactgatccgaCTCCtttagagccagctctcagcgaacagaacccctgacactcctgtctatatctgtcagccagggctccctgattggaccaggttaacagcccaatcaggaACTCCTAtactatgaggtccatctggctgagctcgttacaatcactgcagttaCTCGCATTTAATCTGATATAAAGTATTTTTAAGGATGCTTtgttttcaattatttatttttgaaattgatTTAAAAACAATGAATTATTTGTATATTCTTGTTGCTACAGCGATTAGAGTCTTTAACTGTGTTTTTACAATCCAAGCCCTAACATattgctactttttaaaaattgttcttaAATTCTGAGTCCATGATGGTCTGAAGTAAACCTGGAGAATAACGAGTTTATGATAGATGTAAAGCTGCCACAGAAGTAAAATAGATCGGAAGATATCACGCTGTTCTAGCTTAAACATAAGTTTGTCTCCATGATTCTGCGCGCTTCACTAAGTGACATAATGTCAGCCTGGTATTGGCCTTATTTCTCACAGAGTTGCTGTCCAACATTGACTGATTTCCATCAGTTCCAAAAATGGAACTGAACTGTAAGCTCTTGACACTATCATTCatcattgtatttgccttcctgtgAAGCCCTCTTTTCTGAGGTTTTGCAGATTCTGCCAAGAACAGTGACATTCTATCAAAGTCCTTTTTTCATTTCATCCAACAACATAATGTCAGAAGCATACTTTAGATTTCCTGTGGGAGTGTTGCATTCTTGAGGACAACCACATTGTTTTGTCAAGGTTAGACCAGGTTTGGATGAAAATTACACATTTGTGCATATTTG is part of the Stegostoma tigrinum isolate sSteTig4 chromosome 12, sSteTig4.hap1, whole genome shotgun sequence genome and harbors:
- the LOC125457286 gene encoding retinoic acid-induced protein 2 isoform X2, whose translation is MNEDRKVCDWCRHSHHTKDYVDTSDSESKLRFCSMKCLNQHKMDRFYKEAQSNLPMDVTDSPSPTIANNKLENGVTQLITAEAWNINPTGLMKKALSPLVAVPASSIMTPQTDPPNGVSLKVAATVLQPICLGDSPMVLPIHLQVAGSSAPQIPAGGNAPWVMTNQGAMPLSVLLEQHLIQHLNSPLLLASPTASPVNSVQNHIIQGTTGPCIQSQTLGQKSLSQTQEYDIPPPLQIPGFATVLQDFFPSHSTVPSVPNVQPAPENLAPSFSSSPHQNCGGLFSPLVPPATLLVPYPIIVPLPVPIPIPIPIPIPVAKDPDPARFTDMPGKASSSGTTSRSTQTSNEKEEQKVSEYIQHQGVQDYQHVNYKFNTETEALDLSMKRTSVVKKNEFFYQQIEQDGVLDLSVAGPKKMKESQNLPGNASSNLSANLLNEPLTRSSEVWSNTVPLLGAQKLETVLHGTSNSCEFSGQPKWVMDQNYSRLRNDMRAANNAETLNSTDTAKVIVSVKDAGPAILCGKIKTVVGVSTKNFSYKTDLSQESVLQCYDVKSQLELRDSKKSNKNRGIKLKKMSSQDFHVLPIKKQRLAAFFARK
- the LOC125457286 gene encoding retinoic acid-induced protein 2 isoform X3; translated protein: MASVPMVCDWCRHSHHTKDYVDTSDSESKLRFCSMKCLNQHKMDRFYKEAQSNLPMDVTDSPSPTIANNKLENGVTQLITAEAWNINPTGLMKKALSPLVAVPASSIMTPQTDPPNGVSLKVAATVLQPICLGDSPMVLPIHLQVAGSSAPQIPAGGNAPWVMTNQGAMPLSVLLEQHLIQHLNSPLLLASPTASPVNSVQNHIIQGTTGPCIQSQTLGQKSLSQTQEYDIPPPLQIPGFATVLQDFFPSHSTVPSVPNVQPAPENLAPSFSSSPHQNCGGLFSPLVPPATLLVPYPIIVPLPVPIPIPIPIPIPVAKDPDPARFTDMPGKASSSGTTSRSTQTSNEKEEQKVSEYIQHQGVQDYQHVNYKFNTETEALDLSMKRTSVVKKNEFFYQQIEQDGVLDLSVAGPKKMKESQNLPGNASSNLSANLLNEPLTRSSEVWSNTVPLLGAQKLETVLHGTSNSCEFSGQPKWVMDQNYSRLRNDMRAANNAETLNSTDTAKVIVSVKDAGPAILCGKIKTVVGVSTKNFSYKTDLSQESVLQCYDVKSQLELRDSKKSNKNRGIKLKKMSSQDFHVLPIKKQRLAAFFARK
- the LOC125457286 gene encoding retinoic acid-induced protein 2 isoform X1 is translated as MKKAALLKKYEQLEDKLKSRAKEVCDWCRHSHHTKDYVDTSDSESKLRFCSMKCLNQHKMDRFYKEAQSNLPMDVTDSPSPTIANNKLENGVTQLITAEAWNINPTGLMKKALSPLVAVPASSIMTPQTDPPNGVSLKVAATVLQPICLGDSPMVLPIHLQVAGSSAPQIPAGGNAPWVMTNQGAMPLSVLLEQHLIQHLNSPLLLASPTASPVNSVQNHIIQGTTGPCIQSQTLGQKSLSQTQEYDIPPPLQIPGFATVLQDFFPSHSTVPSVPNVQPAPENLAPSFSSSPHQNCGGLFSPLVPPATLLVPYPIIVPLPVPIPIPIPIPIPVAKDPDPARFTDMPGKASSSGTTSRSTQTSNEKEEQKVSEYIQHQGVQDYQHVNYKFNTETEALDLSMKRTSVVKKNEFFYQQIEQDGVLDLSVAGPKKMKESQNLPGNASSNLSANLLNEPLTRSSEVWSNTVPLLGAQKLETVLHGTSNSCEFSGQPKWVMDQNYSRLRNDMRAANNAETLNSTDTAKVIVSVKDAGPAILCGKIKTVVGVSTKNFSYKTDLSQESVLQCYDVKSQLELRDSKKSNKNRGIKLKKMSSQDFHVLPIKKQRLAAFFARK
- the LOC125457286 gene encoding retinoic acid-induced protein 2 isoform X4; the protein is MKCLNQHKMDRFYKEAQSNLPMDVTDSPSPTIANNKLENGVTQLITAEAWNINPTGLMKKALSPLVAVPASSIMTPQTDPPNGVSLKVAATVLQPICLGDSPMVLPIHLQVAGSSAPQIPAGGNAPWVMTNQGAMPLSVLLEQHLIQHLNSPLLLASPTASPVNSVQNHIIQGTTGPCIQSQTLGQKSLSQTQEYDIPPPLQIPGFATVLQDFFPSHSTVPSVPNVQPAPENLAPSFSSSPHQNCGGLFSPLVPPATLLVPYPIIVPLPVPIPIPIPIPIPVAKDPDPARFTDMPGKASSSGTTSRSTQTSNEKEEQKVSEYIQHQGVQDYQHVNYKFNTETEALDLSMKRTSVVKKNEFFYQQIEQDGVLDLSVAGPKKMKESQNLPGNASSNLSANLLNEPLTRSSEVWSNTVPLLGAQKLETVLHGTSNSCEFSGQPKWVMDQNYSRLRNDMRAANNAETLNSTDTAKVIVSVKDAGPAILCGKIKTVVGVSTKNFSYKTDLSQESVLQCYDVKSQLELRDSKKSNKNRGIKLKKMSSQDFHVLPIKKQRLAAFFARK